One Bacillus marinisedimentorum genomic window, TGACTACAGCCAAGCGATTGTTCCACTATTGACATCTTTCTGGTCCACTTCTGTCATCAAATTGATCCACCGTTGCCATAGAGAGGTCCATTTGAGTAGTGCAGGAGGAAAGAGCTGCCCGTTTCGGACAAGAAAGCCACTTACTCCGTATATTAGAGCTAAAGCCTCCATTATCCTTTGAAGACAGCCATCGAACCTAGATCCCTTCGATGGCTGTGTTTATTATTTAAAGCTTTTTCCCTCTAATCTAGCTTCAATCATTAGAACAGCTTGTCGTACAAGTTCATCTTTGTCTAAATCCTCCTCTTTATCCGCTTCCAAACATAGGGGTAAAAGTAACTCAATTAGCTGTTCCATTACTTCTTCAGGAAGAAAATGATGAAAGAAATACTTGGCAATACGGTTCTCTATTTCTATAGGAATCATGAAGATCCCACCAATCCACGGCGTTCACGCATTGAAATATCCCCATCCACCATAATTTGATAGGAATCATGTACAATGCGATCAAGAATGGCGTCTGCCAGTGTGCCTTCACCAATCTTTTCATGCCATCCACGAGGATCAAACTGGGAACAGAATATAGTGGAGGCAGTTTGGTATCGGGACTCAATAATCTCTAGTAGATCTCTGGCTTCTGTTTCTTTTAGTGGAGTTAGGAGCCATTCATCAAGAATGAGTAAATCTACTTTTGTATATTTCTTAATTACCTTTCGGTAAATGCCTTCACCTCTAGCCACAGCCAACTCATCGAGTAAATCGGGAAGCCGAATGTATTGCACCTTATAAAACTGGCGACAAGCAGAGATTCCGAAAGCACATCCTAAGTAAGTCTTTCCATTACCTGATGCGCCTTTGATAATGATATTGTGTTTTTCCTGAATGTACCTTCCTGTCGATAATCTTAGGATTTGGGTTTTATCCAGTTTCCGATCTGTGTGGTATTCGATATCTTCGATACAAGCCTGGCTATCTCTGAAATCTGCACTCTTTATAAGGCGGTCAAGCTTGGCATTTTTCCGGCGTCCCCATTCAATATCCACAAGCATGGAGAAACGGTCCTCAAAAGACAAGTCCTGATATTCTGGGTTTTTCAATTGATCCATATATTGCTCAGCCATCGCAGTCATTCTCATATCATTTAGTTTGGATAAAGTGTTATCAGTTGTCATTACTTCTTACCTCCATAGTAGTCAGCGCCACGTGTAAAACCGTAGGGATTGGATTTCATTGCCTTCTGAGTATTCTCCTCATTAGTGCCTACAGGGATCTTATCCTGTCCGGTTTTAAGGATAGTTTGGATGCTTTTAAGTGTTGGCCTAGAGGTGTACGTTAACGCACGTTCACACGCTCTTTCCACACGATCAACCGAGTGTTGATCTGCGAGCTTAATTAACCCTAAACAGGATTTCAATGCTTGTTTTTCAACTCGGTAAGAAGCGAGAATACTATTGATAGTGGTCAAAGTATTAGGACCGGCCGTTTCTCCCCACTGACGTACATGTGGAGTGTCAAACTCGATATATTGCTTATGTTCTTTCGGCATATGATCTGACAATGTACTGAATTGTCCTGGTTTTCCCGTGAGTTTTTTGTGTGAAGCGATGCGTAACCCTTTGTAAAA contains:
- the istB gene encoding IS21-like element helper ATPase IstB, encoding MTTDNTLSKLNDMRMTAMAEQYMDQLKNPEYQDLSFEDRFSMLVDIEWGRRKNAKLDRLIKSADFRDSQACIEDIEYHTDRKLDKTQILRLSTGRYIQEKHNIIIKGASGNGKTYLGCAFGISACRQFYKVQYIRLPDLLDELAVARGEGIYRKVIKKYTKVDLLILDEWLLTPLKETEARDLLEIIESRYQTASTIFCSQFDPRGWHEKIGEGTLADAILDRIVHDSYQIMVDGDISMRERRGLVGSS